A region of Moorena producens PAL-8-15-08-1 DNA encodes the following proteins:
- a CDS encoding DUF5989 family protein: MENFFRAMVTNLGIVGEILVFLWQRKLWWLIPMVTILLAFGLFLIFANASGIAPFIYSLF; the protein is encoded by the coding sequence ATGGAAAACTTTTTCCGTGCTATGGTGACAAACTTGGGCATTGTAGGTGAAATATTAGTCTTTTTATGGCAACGGAAGCTGTGGTGGTTGATTCCCATGGTTACAATACTTCTTGCCTTTGGGTTGTTCTTAATCTTTGCCAATGCTTCAGGTATTGCACCATTTATTTATTCGCTCTTC